The proteins below come from a single Mycolicibacterium sp. TY81 genomic window:
- a CDS encoding NAD-glutamate dehydrogenase domain-containing protein, with protein MQNNAARVSFDADGLNNHAQIQWPGQPPLLADVCAMFESFGLRVASYHHSDDAGHCYEFGDLSLSGATRDLVAQACEAAIAGRWNVDRYAMLITAAGIDWRRAVLIRAACRFLRQTGLGFSEDYIIESLVAAPDFVNALLALFDARFNPDTDADIEQADRDVAGLVEAATSLDDDRIRRALHAFVTATLRTNWFQVGADGQPKDYVSFKIDSSRLSITGPVVPYREIFVHSDTVEGVHLRSGAIARGGLRWSNRAEDFRTEVLGLMKTQAVKNAPIVPTGAKGAFVLRSTAADPTSVDPAAGYRTFIRGLLDVTDNIVDGTVRHPDRTVCPDGDDAYLVVAADKGTATFSDLANSIAAEYDFWLGDAFASGGSAGYDHKAMGITARGAWLSVRRHFAEAGHDIDVEPFTVAGIGDMSGDVFGNGMLLSRNIKLVAAFDHRHIFLDPNPDPETSYVERECLFRLPRSSWQDYDPALISAGGGVWPRTAKSIRLSEQARTSLGFHASECTPDELISAVLRAPVDLLWNGGVGTYVRADDETDADAQDKANDRVRVTASQLRCKVIGEGGNLGLTQQARIAFALKGGRVNADFIDNAAGVATSDLEVNLKIALDSGNMATAQRNTLLADATDDVAARVLADNADQILAISMAAAEAGTLLERHVRLIGNLQDVAGVDPDVEGLPSKQELDRRRLVGLGLTRPEIAVLLAQSKNLVSQELLASDVPDHEMFVDRLTQYFPAGIAEHARAEIAKHPLRREIIATSVAGELINRVGPGTIYRMQERLSVSTADVAMAYATVRDILDLDTLWSEVLTGKTDESGRIQELLEIRELLEHLTSWVVRNGAGNRDRVSAAVSRLMAVSSS; from the coding sequence ATGCAGAACAACGCTGCCCGGGTGTCTTTCGACGCCGACGGGCTGAACAACCACGCCCAAATCCAGTGGCCCGGCCAGCCCCCGCTGCTGGCCGACGTCTGCGCGATGTTCGAGTCCTTCGGCCTGCGCGTCGCGTCCTACCACCATTCCGACGACGCCGGGCACTGCTACGAGTTCGGCGACCTCTCGCTCTCCGGCGCGACACGTGACCTGGTCGCGCAGGCCTGCGAGGCCGCCATCGCGGGCCGCTGGAACGTCGACCGGTACGCGATGCTCATCACCGCGGCGGGGATCGATTGGCGCCGTGCGGTGCTGATCCGCGCCGCGTGCCGATTCCTCCGCCAGACGGGGCTCGGATTCTCCGAGGACTACATCATCGAATCCCTCGTCGCCGCACCCGATTTCGTGAACGCGCTGCTGGCCCTGTTCGATGCCCGGTTCAACCCGGACACCGACGCCGACATCGAGCAGGCGGATCGCGATGTCGCCGGTCTGGTGGAAGCCGCCACCTCACTCGACGACGACCGGATCCGCCGAGCGCTGCACGCCTTCGTCACTGCGACGCTGCGCACCAACTGGTTCCAGGTCGGCGCCGATGGCCAGCCCAAGGATTACGTGTCGTTCAAGATCGACTCGTCGCGGCTGTCGATCACCGGACCCGTCGTGCCCTACCGCGAGATCTTCGTGCACTCCGACACCGTGGAAGGCGTGCACCTGCGCAGCGGTGCCATCGCCCGCGGCGGGCTGCGCTGGTCCAACCGCGCCGAGGACTTCCGCACCGAGGTACTGGGGCTGATGAAGACGCAGGCCGTGAAGAACGCCCCGATCGTGCCGACCGGTGCCAAGGGCGCCTTCGTCTTGCGGTCGACTGCGGCCGATCCCACTTCCGTTGATCCTGCAGCGGGCTACCGCACCTTCATCCGCGGCCTGCTCGATGTCACCGACAACATCGTCGACGGCACCGTCCGTCACCCCGACCGCACGGTGTGCCCCGACGGCGATGACGCCTACCTCGTGGTGGCCGCCGACAAGGGCACGGCCACCTTCTCCGACCTCGCCAATTCGATTGCCGCCGAATACGACTTCTGGCTGGGCGACGCCTTCGCGTCGGGCGGATCGGCCGGATACGACCACAAGGCCATGGGCATCACCGCCCGCGGCGCGTGGCTGTCGGTGCGGCGGCACTTCGCCGAAGCCGGCCATGACATCGATGTCGAACCGTTCACGGTCGCCGGCATCGGCGACATGTCGGGCGACGTATTCGGCAACGGAATGCTGTTGTCCCGCAACATCAAACTGGTCGCGGCATTCGACCACCGGCACATCTTCCTCGACCCGAATCCGGACCCCGAGACCTCGTACGTCGAGCGCGAGTGTCTCTTCCGGCTCCCCCGGTCCAGCTGGCAGGACTACGACCCGGCACTGATCTCCGCCGGCGGTGGCGTGTGGCCGCGCACCGCAAAGTCGATACGGCTGTCGGAGCAGGCCAGGACAAGCCTCGGCTTCCACGCCTCCGAATGCACCCCCGACGAGCTGATCAGCGCGGTGCTGCGGGCACCGGTCGATCTGCTGTGGAACGGCGGCGTCGGCACCTACGTCCGCGCCGACGACGAGACCGATGCCGACGCCCAGGACAAGGCGAACGACCGGGTCCGCGTCACCGCATCGCAGTTGCGCTGCAAGGTGATCGGCGAGGGCGGCAACCTCGGCCTGACGCAGCAGGCCCGCATCGCGTTCGCGCTGAAGGGCGGCCGAGTCAACGCCGACTTCATCGACAACGCCGCCGGGGTCGCCACCTCCGACCTCGAGGTCAACCTCAAGATCGCGCTGGACTCCGGCAATATGGCCACCGCACAACGCAATACACTGCTCGCCGACGCCACCGACGACGTCGCCGCGCGGGTGCTGGCCGACAACGCCGACCAGATTCTCGCAATCAGCATGGCGGCCGCGGAGGCCGGCACGCTGTTGGAGCGGCACGTCCGGCTGATCGGCAACCTGCAGGACGTGGCCGGTGTCGACCCCGATGTCGAAGGACTGCCGTCGAAGCAGGAACTGGACCGCCGCCGTCTCGTCGGACTCGGGCTCACCCGTCCCGAAATCGCCGTGCTGCTGGCACAATCCAAGAATCTGGTGTCGCAGGAGCTGTTGGCCTCCGACGTGCCGGATCACGAGATGTTCGTCGACCGCCTGACGCAGTACTTCCCGGCCGGCATCGCCGAGCACGCCCGGGCCGAGATCGCGAAGCACCCGCTGCGCCGCGAGATCATCGCCACGTCGGTCGCCGGCGAGCTGATCAACCGGGTCGGTCCCGGCACCATCTACCGCATGCAGGAACGGCTGTCGGTGAGTACGGCCGATGTCGCGATGGCGTATGCGACGGTGCGCGACATCCTCGATCTCGACACCCTGTGGTCCGAGGTGCTGACCGGTAAGACCGATGAGAGCGGGCGCATTCAGGAGCTGCTGGAGATCCGGGAGCTGCTCGAACACCTGACGTCGTGGGTGGTGCGCAACGGCGCGGGCAACCGCGACCGGGTGAGCGCGGCGGTCAGCCGATTGATGGCCGTCAGCTCTTCTTGA
- the gabT gene encoding 4-aminobutyrate--2-oxoglutarate transaminase — MTDITYRLAQKRNIVTALPGPRSAEMSARRQAAVAGGVSSSAPVYAADADGGVIVDIDGNSLIDLGSGIAVTSVGASHPGVAAAVAQQAARFTHTCFMITPYEGYVELAERLNAMTPGDHEKRTAFFNSGSEAVENAVKVARLATGRQAVVAFDHAYHGRTNMTMALTAKAMPYKTQFGPFAPEIYRMPASYPYRDGLTGQAAAKAAISRIETQIGAASLAAVIIEPIQGEGGFIVPAPGFLATIVDWCKANGVVFIADEVQTGFARTGSWFASDHEGIVPDIITMAKGIAGGMPLAAITGRADLLDAVHPGGLGGTYGGNPVACAAALATLDAMAEMDLPARARAIEASVLPKLRALSDTGVIGDVRGRGGMLAIEIVKPGTSDPDPVLTKAIAAEAFKRGVILLTCGSYGNIIRLLPPLVISDELLDEGIAVLGDIVREMVAAR, encoded by the coding sequence ATGACCGACATCACCTATCGACTGGCGCAGAAGCGCAACATCGTCACCGCGCTGCCCGGTCCGCGATCGGCCGAGATGTCGGCGCGCCGCCAGGCCGCCGTGGCCGGCGGCGTCAGCTCCTCGGCCCCGGTCTACGCCGCGGACGCCGACGGCGGCGTCATCGTCGACATCGACGGCAACTCGCTCATCGACCTGGGTTCGGGCATCGCCGTCACCAGCGTCGGCGCATCGCACCCCGGTGTCGCCGCGGCGGTGGCCCAGCAGGCAGCCCGCTTCACCCACACCTGTTTCATGATCACCCCGTACGAGGGCTACGTGGAACTCGCCGAGCGCCTCAACGCCATGACCCCCGGCGATCACGAGAAGCGCACCGCATTCTTCAACTCGGGCTCCGAGGCCGTCGAGAACGCCGTCAAGGTCGCGCGCCTGGCCACCGGCCGGCAGGCCGTCGTCGCCTTCGACCACGCCTACCACGGCCGCACCAACATGACGATGGCTCTGACCGCCAAGGCCATGCCCTACAAGACGCAGTTCGGTCCGTTCGCGCCCGAGATCTACCGGATGCCCGCGTCGTACCCGTACCGCGACGGCCTGACCGGTCAGGCCGCCGCCAAGGCTGCCATCAGCCGCATCGAGACCCAGATCGGCGCCGCGTCGCTCGCCGCGGTCATCATCGAGCCCATCCAGGGCGAGGGCGGCTTCATCGTGCCCGCACCGGGATTCCTTGCCACCATTGTCGATTGGTGCAAGGCCAACGGCGTCGTGTTCATCGCCGACGAGGTGCAGACGGGCTTCGCCCGCACCGGATCGTGGTTCGCTTCCGACCACGAGGGCATCGTCCCCGACATCATCACCATGGCCAAGGGCATCGCCGGCGGCATGCCGCTGGCCGCCATCACCGGCCGCGCCGACCTGCTCGACGCGGTGCACCCCGGCGGTCTGGGCGGCACCTACGGCGGTAACCCCGTCGCCTGTGCCGCGGCGCTCGCCACGCTCGACGCCATGGCCGAGATGGACCTGCCCGCCCGGGCCCGCGCCATCGAAGCGTCGGTGCTGCCGAAGCTGCGGGCCCTCAGCGACACCGGGGTCATCGGCGACGTCCGCGGCCGCGGCGGCATGCTGGCCATCGAGATCGTCAAACCGGGCACCAGCGATCCCGATCCGGTGCTCACGAAAGCCATTGCGGCAGAGGCATTCAAGCGCGGTGTCATCCTGCTGACCTGCGGCTCGTACGGCAACATCATCCGCCTGCTCCCGCCGCTGGTGATCAGCGACGAACTGCTCGACGAGGGCATCGCCGTCCTGGGCGACATCGTGCGCGAAATGGTGGCAGCCCGATGA
- a CDS encoding AraC family transcriptional regulator → MAPVWAVPRGTEGVRIMVQGAIAHGMTAAECLAGSGLTEADLDDENAEIWAHQEFDVIRNLIAELGDRPGVGIEVGVHSTLGRAGLLGFLILASPNLRQGVELILPYLALSPTHLRFSVETDDQYGYLVADDSELPTDVRSFIVERDLAGFVAATQGANLALTPAWADTTLDADRAEKLAELWGLPVSAVRSGQCTNRIAATHEVLEMPSPLADANTARKIEQQCRDLLERRLSRVGVAGQVRSRLLHNPGELPSMPTIADELHIDQRTLRRRLAAEGTSYRALLDEVRRQLALELLQQDLSVEEISRHLGYAETANFTHAFKRWEGTAPSYFRRPR, encoded by the coding sequence ATGGCCCCGGTCTGGGCGGTGCCGCGGGGCACCGAAGGCGTCCGCATCATGGTGCAGGGCGCCATCGCGCATGGGATGACAGCCGCCGAATGTCTGGCAGGTAGCGGACTGACCGAAGCCGACCTGGACGACGAGAACGCCGAAATCTGGGCGCATCAGGAATTCGACGTCATCCGCAATCTCATTGCGGAACTTGGCGACAGACCGGGTGTCGGCATCGAGGTGGGAGTGCACTCCACTCTGGGACGGGCCGGCTTGCTCGGCTTCCTGATCCTGGCCAGCCCCAATCTGCGGCAGGGGGTGGAACTGATCCTGCCTTATCTCGCGCTGTCCCCCACGCACCTGCGGTTCTCGGTGGAGACCGACGACCAGTACGGATACCTCGTCGCCGATGACAGCGAATTGCCCACGGACGTCAGGTCATTCATCGTCGAGCGGGACCTGGCCGGATTCGTCGCCGCGACACAGGGCGCAAATTTGGCGCTGACACCGGCCTGGGCGGACACGACACTCGACGCCGATCGCGCCGAAAAGCTCGCCGAACTGTGGGGGCTTCCGGTATCGGCTGTACGTTCCGGCCAGTGCACCAACCGAATCGCCGCCACACACGAAGTACTGGAGATGCCGTCGCCGCTCGCCGACGCCAATACGGCACGCAAGATCGAGCAGCAATGCCGGGACCTGCTCGAGCGCAGGCTCTCTCGCGTCGGCGTGGCGGGCCAGGTCCGCAGCCGGCTGCTGCACAACCCCGGCGAACTGCCGTCGATGCCGACCATCGCCGACGAATTGCACATCGACCAGCGCACGCTGCGCCGTCGGCTCGCTGCCGAGGGCACCTCCTACCGCGCGTTGCTCGACGAGGTCCGCCGCCAGCTGGCCCTCGAGCTGCTCCAACAGGACCTTTCGGTCGAGGAGATCTCCCGGCACCTGGGGTACGCCGAAACGGCCAATTTCACCCACGCTTTCAAGCGCTGGGAAGGCACGGCACCGAGCTACTTCCGCAGGCCGCGTTAG
- a CDS encoding NAD-dependent succinate-semialdehyde dehydrogenase, whose product MIDRTTLLESMPTELWLGGLQVPASTGARFAVHDPATDAVLIEVADASPADGARALDEAVAAQASWAATPARERAEILRRAWELVMERRDDFALTMTLEMGKPLAESQGEVNYGGEFLRWFAEEAVRINGRYTQSPTGTGRILVTKQPVGPTLAITPWNFPLAMGTRKIGPALAAGCTMIVKPAAETPLTMLLLGQVFADAGLPAGVLSILPTTDAAGLTGPLLADARLRKLTFTGSTGVGRKLLAQSTDRVLRTSMELGGNAPFVVFDDADLDAAVDGAMAAKMRNMGEACTAANRIHVDNAVRAEFTEKLAARMAALATGPGDQAGSQVGPLITAKQRATVDELVQDAVNKGATVATGGKPVEGEGFFYPPTVLADVSSDARLLREEIFGPVAAIIGFDGEQAGIDAANDTEYGLAAYVYTQGLDRALRVAEAIEAGMVGVNRGVISDVAAPFGGIKESGIGREAGSEGIEEYLETKYIALQ is encoded by the coding sequence ATGATCGATCGCACCACGCTGCTGGAGTCCATGCCGACCGAGCTGTGGCTCGGCGGCCTGCAGGTCCCCGCGTCCACCGGAGCCCGGTTCGCCGTGCACGACCCGGCCACGGACGCCGTGCTCATCGAGGTCGCCGACGCCTCGCCCGCCGACGGCGCCCGTGCGCTCGACGAAGCGGTCGCCGCCCAGGCGTCGTGGGCCGCCACCCCGGCCCGCGAACGCGCCGAAATCCTGCGGCGCGCTTGGGAACTGGTCATGGAGCGCCGCGACGACTTCGCCCTGACCATGACCCTCGAGATGGGCAAGCCCTTGGCCGAGAGCCAGGGCGAGGTCAACTACGGCGGCGAGTTCCTGCGCTGGTTCGCCGAAGAAGCGGTCCGGATCAACGGCCGCTACACGCAGTCCCCCACCGGCACCGGCCGCATCCTCGTGACCAAGCAGCCCGTCGGACCGACCCTGGCGATCACGCCGTGGAACTTCCCGCTGGCCATGGGCACCCGCAAGATCGGCCCGGCGCTGGCTGCGGGTTGCACCATGATCGTCAAACCCGCGGCCGAAACCCCGCTGACCATGCTGCTGCTGGGCCAGGTGTTCGCCGACGCCGGCCTGCCCGCCGGCGTGCTGTCGATCCTGCCGACCACGGATGCCGCCGGCCTGACCGGCCCGCTCCTGGCCGACGCGCGCCTGCGCAAGCTGACCTTCACCGGCTCCACCGGTGTCGGCCGAAAGCTGTTGGCGCAGTCCACGGATCGGGTGCTGCGCACCTCGATGGAACTCGGCGGCAACGCCCCGTTCGTGGTGTTCGACGACGCCGATCTGGACGCTGCAGTCGATGGCGCGATGGCCGCCAAGATGCGCAACATGGGTGAGGCCTGTACCGCCGCCAACCGCATCCACGTCGACAACGCCGTGCGCGCCGAGTTCACCGAGAAGCTCGCCGCCCGCATGGCGGCACTGGCCACCGGTCCGGGTGACCAGGCCGGCAGCCAGGTCGGACCGCTGATCACCGCCAAGCAGCGCGCGACGGTCGACGAGCTGGTGCAGGATGCCGTCAACAAGGGCGCCACGGTGGCCACCGGCGGCAAACCGGTTGAAGGCGAAGGCTTCTTCTACCCGCCGACGGTGCTCGCCGACGTGTCGAGCGACGCCCGCCTCCTGCGCGAGGAGATCTTCGGGCCGGTCGCCGCGATCATCGGATTCGACGGCGAGCAGGCCGGCATCGATGCCGCCAACGACACCGAATACGGCCTGGCCGCCTACGTCTACACGCAGGGCCTGGACCGGGCGCTGCGCGTCGCCGAAGCGATCGAGGCCGGAATGGTCGGCGTCAACCGCGGCGTCATCTCCGACGTGGCCGCACCGTTCGGCGGCATCAAGGAGTCCGGCATCGGTCGCGAAGCCGGCAGCGAGGGCATCGAGGAATACCTCGAGACCAAGTACATCGCCCTTCAGTAG
- a CDS encoding agmatine/peptidylarginine deiminase: MTDYVMPAESAPQDRVWMAFPSAGYSLGDDETEHHEARSTWAAVAHAVLEFEPVTVVVDPAEMAAARRYLSADVDIVEAPLNDAWMRDIGPTFVHAGDGSVAAVDWVFNGWGGQDWARWDHDAKIGAAVAGWAGVPVVSSNLVNEGGGIQVDGQGTVLVTETVQLDPGRNPGATKADIEAELARTIGATHAVWLPRGLTRDSERFGTRGHVDIVAAITSPGRLLLHAQRSDAHPDHLVCKEIREALADTCDAAGRPWDIVELPAPDLLTDAEGYVDYSYINHLVVNCGVIACAFGDPRDADAAAILAEQYPGRRVVSVDARPLFERGGGIHCITQHQPSAQ; this comes from the coding sequence ATGACCGACTATGTGATGCCTGCGGAGAGCGCGCCGCAGGACCGGGTGTGGATGGCGTTCCCCTCGGCCGGTTATTCGTTGGGGGACGACGAGACCGAGCACCACGAGGCCCGCTCGACGTGGGCCGCCGTCGCCCATGCGGTACTGGAATTCGAGCCGGTGACCGTCGTGGTGGACCCGGCAGAGATGGCCGCCGCGCGGCGGTATCTGTCGGCCGACGTCGACATCGTCGAGGCACCGCTGAACGACGCCTGGATGCGCGATATCGGACCCACCTTCGTGCATGCCGGCGACGGTTCGGTGGCCGCGGTGGACTGGGTGTTCAACGGCTGGGGTGGCCAGGACTGGGCGCGCTGGGATCATGACGCGAAAATCGGTGCCGCCGTGGCCGGTTGGGCCGGCGTTCCGGTGGTCAGCTCGAACCTGGTCAATGAAGGCGGCGGCATCCAGGTCGACGGGCAGGGCACGGTGCTGGTCACCGAGACCGTCCAACTCGACCCCGGCCGCAATCCCGGCGCCACCAAGGCCGACATCGAGGCCGAACTGGCCCGCACCATCGGCGCCACCCATGCCGTCTGGTTGCCGCGGGGCCTGACCCGCGACTCGGAGCGCTTCGGCACCCGTGGACACGTCGACATCGTCGCGGCCATCACGTCGCCGGGGCGCCTGTTGCTGCACGCGCAGCGCTCCGATGCACATCCGGACCACCTGGTGTGCAAGGAGATTCGCGAAGCGCTCGCCGACACCTGCGACGCCGCGGGCCGGCCGTGGGACATCGTCGAACTCCCGGCGCCGGATCTGCTGACCGACGCCGAGGGCTACGTCGACTACAGCTACATCAACCACCTGGTGGTCAACTGCGGCGTCATCGCATGTGCGTTCGGTGATCCGCGCGACGCCGACGCGGCCGCGATCCTGGCCGAGCAGTACCCCGGCCGGCGCGTGGTCAGCGTCGACGCCCGGCCGCTGTTCGAGCGCGGCGGTGGCATCCACTGCATCACGCAGCACCAGCCGTCGGCGCAGTGA
- a CDS encoding fatty acid desaturase, whose amino-acid sequence MSSVEVADRAESQPAARTALPDPGEQVPKLAWPTVALFLAGAAAFVTSTVAYLGGAAPMWVPIVVNAVVTFTMFTVVHDAVHYAISSTRWVNGLFGRLAVPFVQPLISFPSFGFIHIEHHRHSNDDENDPDTFASHGPAWQLPFRWAVLDVSYGTYLIRKVRGRPKAEVAETLACVAISVAGLIVAIMSGHFWTLAVVFVIPQRIAVVVLAWWFDWMPHHGLADTQRSDRYRATRTRVGMEWLYTPLMLSQNYHLVHHLHPSVPFYRYTKTWRRNEEAYLDRNAAISTVFGQGLDSGEFREWKQLNGKLGRLLPVRMPARSSSSHAVFHRIPVAAVDPITADSTLVTFAVPEALQDQFRFEPGQHVSVRTDLGGEGVRRSYSICAPATRAQLRIAVKHIPGGTFSGFVAEHLRAGDVLEVMTPAGSFSSALHPLHRKHYVGLVAGSGITPVLSILATVMELETESRFTLIYGNRTKESTMFRAELDRLESRYADRLEIRHVLSAEPRHTPELSGRIDAQRLAHWLTGDLHPESVDEWFLCGPAAMSTGARETLIEGGVEPERIHLELFTGFDRGDAPARDHQSATVTVQLSGKKQTFGLAAGDTILESALQAGIGAPYSCMGGACGTCRAKLLGGTVEMDQNFALGRDDLDAGYILTCQSHPTSPTVSVDYDG is encoded by the coding sequence ATGTCGTCAGTCGAAGTGGCCGACCGGGCAGAAAGCCAACCCGCCGCGCGAACGGCGTTGCCCGATCCGGGCGAGCAGGTGCCGAAGTTGGCATGGCCGACTGTCGCGCTGTTTCTCGCGGGAGCCGCGGCATTCGTCACGTCGACCGTCGCTTATCTGGGCGGCGCCGCTCCGATGTGGGTGCCCATCGTGGTCAACGCGGTGGTGACCTTCACGATGTTCACCGTCGTCCACGACGCCGTGCACTATGCCATCAGCTCGACGCGCTGGGTCAACGGCTTGTTCGGACGGCTGGCTGTGCCGTTCGTCCAGCCGCTGATCTCGTTCCCCTCTTTCGGGTTCATTCACATTGAGCACCACCGGCATTCGAACGACGACGAGAACGATCCGGACACCTTCGCCTCCCATGGGCCGGCGTGGCAACTGCCGTTCCGCTGGGCCGTACTCGACGTTTCGTACGGCACTTATCTGATCCGCAAGGTTCGCGGTCGTCCCAAGGCCGAGGTCGCTGAAACCCTGGCATGCGTGGCCATTTCGGTGGCCGGGTTGATCGTCGCGATCATGTCGGGCCACTTCTGGACGCTGGCCGTCGTCTTCGTCATTCCGCAGCGCATCGCGGTGGTCGTCTTGGCGTGGTGGTTCGACTGGATGCCGCACCACGGGTTGGCGGACACTCAACGCAGTGACCGCTACCGGGCGACCAGAACCCGCGTGGGGATGGAGTGGCTCTACACCCCGTTGATGCTGTCGCAGAACTACCACCTGGTGCACCACCTGCACCCGTCGGTGCCGTTCTACCGCTATACCAAGACCTGGCGCCGCAACGAGGAGGCCTACCTGGACCGGAACGCCGCGATCTCCACGGTGTTCGGGCAGGGGCTCGACTCCGGCGAATTCCGGGAGTGGAAGCAACTGAACGGCAAGCTCGGTCGGCTGCTGCCGGTGCGGATGCCGGCGCGCTCGAGTTCATCGCACGCGGTGTTCCACCGGATCCCGGTGGCCGCGGTCGACCCGATCACCGCAGACAGCACATTGGTGACCTTCGCCGTTCCCGAGGCACTGCAGGACCAGTTCCGGTTCGAACCCGGCCAGCACGTCTCGGTGCGCACCGACCTGGGGGGCGAGGGCGTGCGCCGCAGCTATTCGATCTGCGCGCCGGCCACGCGGGCCCAGCTGCGGATCGCGGTGAAACACATTCCGGGAGGGACATTCTCGGGATTCGTGGCCGAGCACCTCAGGGCCGGCGACGTCCTGGAGGTGATGACTCCGGCCGGCAGCTTCAGCTCTGCCCTGCATCCGCTGCACCGCAAGCATTACGTCGGGCTGGTGGCCGGCAGCGGCATCACCCCGGTGCTGTCGATCCTGGCGACCGTCATGGAGCTCGAAACCGAGAGCCGGTTCACGCTCATCTACGGCAACCGCACCAAAGAGTCGACGATGTTCCGCGCCGAACTCGACCGTCTCGAATCCCGCTATGCCGACCGCCTCGAAATCCGGCACGTGTTGTCGGCCGAGCCGCGGCATACCCCGGAGCTGTCCGGCCGCATCGATGCGCAACGCTTGGCCCACTGGCTCACGGGCGACCTTCATCCCGAGAGCGTGGACGAGTGGTTCCTGTGCGGCCCGGCCGCGATGTCCACCGGTGCGCGCGAGACGCTGATCGAGGGTGGCGTCGAACCCGAGCGGATCCATCTGGAATTGTTCACCGGCTTCGACCGCGGCGACGCGCCTGCGCGCGACCACCAGTCGGCCACCGTCACCGTCCAATTGTCCGGAAAGAAGCAGACTTTCGGTCTCGCCGCCGGCGACACGATCCTGGAAAGCGCACTGCAGGCGGGAATCGGCGCGCCCTACTCGTGCATGGGTGGTGCGTGCGGCACCTGCCGGGCCAAACTGCTTGGCGGCACGGTCGAGATGGACCAGAACTTCGCCCTCGGGCGCGACGACCTCGACGCCGGCTACATCCTCACCTGCCAGTCACATCCGACCAGCCCGACGGTGTCGGTCGACTACGACGGCTGA
- a CDS encoding VOC family protein — MAIKLENVGIAVRDLDATIAFFTDLGLTVVGRATVSGEWTETAVGLDGNHANIAMLETPDGHGRIELFEYIHPEANESEPTRPNDIGMHRVAFSVDDIDAALEIAARHGCHPLRGVATYEDIYKLTYVRGPSGIIVMFAEELKKS, encoded by the coding sequence ATGGCCATCAAACTCGAGAACGTCGGCATCGCCGTGCGCGATCTCGACGCGACCATCGCGTTCTTCACCGACCTCGGGCTCACGGTGGTGGGCCGTGCCACGGTCAGCGGCGAATGGACCGAGACCGCCGTGGGTCTCGACGGCAACCACGCCAATATCGCGATGCTCGAGACGCCCGACGGTCACGGCCGCATCGAGCTGTTCGAGTACATCCATCCCGAGGCGAACGAGTCGGAACCCACCCGCCCCAACGACATTGGGATGCACCGCGTCGCATTCTCGGTAGACGACATCGACGCGGCCCTCGAGATCGCCGCCCGCCACGGGTGTCATCCACTCCGTGGCGTGGCGACCTACGAGGACATCTACAAGCTGACGTACGTTCGTGGCCCCAGCGGCATCATCGTGATGTTCGCCGAAGAGCTCAAGAAGAGCTGA
- a CDS encoding DUF3303 domain-containing protein, with product MKYLVQWHAIDPARMRATAEHFLQTGAKPPDGATQLGRWFGLNGSGCSVIEAADAKPVFELISEWQEYLQIEATPVLEDDEFGAIVAKLYS from the coding sequence ATGAAATATCTGGTGCAATGGCATGCCATCGATCCGGCTCGGATGCGGGCGACGGCCGAACACTTCCTGCAGACGGGTGCGAAACCGCCCGACGGAGCGACCCAACTCGGCAGGTGGTTCGGCCTCAACGGCAGCGGCTGCTCGGTGATCGAGGCTGCTGACGCCAAGCCGGTGTTCGAGCTCATCTCCGAATGGCAGGAGTATCTCCAGATCGAAGCCACCCCGGTACTCGAAGACGACGAGTTCGGCGCGATCGTCGCCAAGCTGTACAGCTAG